TTCGAGATTAAAGGGCTTCACGAGATAGTCGTCGGCACCTTTCTTCAGACCGGTAACACGGTCTTCGCTGGTATTCTTAGCCGTAAGAAACATGATTGGAACTTCTGTATTCTCCAGCCGGATGGTTTCAGCTACCTGGAAGCCGTCTATTTCAGGAAGCATTACGTCTAGAACGATCAGGTTAAACCGCTCCTCCTTAAAAACCCGGAGAGCTTTCTTTCCGTCTGTCGCAGTTGTAACTTTGTACCCTTCGAGCTCCAGGTTGAGCTTGATAGCTTCCAGAAGATGTTCTTCATCTTCTACTAATAAAATACGTTGTTTAGTTGCCATATGTGCTAAAACTTACTTCAAAAATACTTCCTGTAGGCCGGTTATTTTTAACTCTTATCTGTGCCTGATGCTTATCAAGTACCTGTTTTACAATGTACAAACCCAGACCTGTACCTTTAGTCTTGCGGGTATCTTCACTGCCTACACGGTAAAACTTCTCAAATATGCGAAGTTTTTCCTCATCCCTTATACCGATCCCCTTATCTGCTACTGTAAAAAGAATCTCCCCCTCTTTTTGATATAAGCCTGCGCTTATTTCTTCACAAGGAGGGGAATATTTAACGGCGTTTTCAATTAGATTTGATACAACCAGGGTCAAAGCGAACTTATCTCCCGTTATATATATGTCGCGATCAACATTCGTCTTAATAATCTGTGTACTGCAGCTATGGATCTGCAGACGCCCCGCCACCTTTTCTACAAGCTCCGAAAAGTTGAATTTCTCTTTGGGGAAAGAGTATGAATGATTTTCTATACGGGTAGCAATGAGCATGTTTTCTACCAGATCATCCAGTCGTTCGATATCTTTAAGAGAGTTATTTAAGAAAGTGCGTGTCTGCGACTTATCCAGATCGCGTTTGAGGATTGTCTGAAGATAAAGCTTTATTGAGGCCAGGGGCGACTTTAGCTCATGTGTTACCGACAGAAGGAAATTCTTCTGCTGCTCATGAAGTTTGCGTTCCCGCTTTAGTGTCTTCTGCAAAAAGTAGGCCCCGGTAAAGAAAAGGATGAGAAATACCGCTCCCTCGCCCATGATCATAGCTTTGCGCTCGGGCTGCACCTTTACCAGCAACACCCCCCACCAGATAAGCTCTGCCAGGGCGTATAAAATAAGACCATAAAATATTACAAGCGACTTATGCATCAGGAATAAACAACATCTAAACTTTCAAATATAGCTCTTTTTGCATTCTCCAGAGTATCAACGGTATGCGCAGACGATATAAACCCTACTTCATAGCCGGAAGGCCCCAGATATATTCCCCGGTTCAGCAGCTCGCGATGAAAGATCTTGAACTTGTCCATACTCAACGGATCTATATCTTCAGCCTTTTGAATATTTCTATCAGTGAAGGCAAACCAGAAAAGTGAACCGATAGAGAAAACAGTCAGTTGATATTCTTTGTCGGCAGCATATTGCTGTACAGACGCCACAAAAGCAGCAGTTTTTTCGTTCAGCTCTTTGTAGAAGCCGGGGCGCAGTAATTCTGATAACTGACCGATCCCCGCAGCCATAGCCACTGGATTTCCCGACAGTGTTCCGGCCTGGTAAACAGCGCCCTCCGGTGAGATATTGCTCATGATCTCCGCCGACGCCCCGTAGGCGCCTACCGGCATACCACCACCAATAATCTTTCCGTAGGTTGTAATGTCCGGCTGTATATCATAATACCCCGCAGCGCCTTCAAAGCCAAGGCGGAAACCAGTTATCACCTCGTCAAAAATAAGAAGGGAGCGATTAGCTGTGCTGAGCTCCCGGAGGAACTGTATGTACTCTTTATTCTGAATGAGCAGCCCGTTATTTGCGGGAACACCTTCAATGATAATGGCAGCGATCTGATCGGGAAATTGCTTAAATGCTTGTTCTACTGCTCCCCGATCATTTAAGGGAATAACAATAGTTTCGTCTGCAAATGATTTTGGCACCCCGGCAGATGAAGTCTCGCCGAAAGTTACCAGTCCCGACCCTGCTTTAACAAGCATAGAGTCAACGTGACCGTGATAGCATCCTTCAAACTTTAAGATCTTATCGCGCTTGGTATACCCCCTGGCCAGCCTGATAGCCGACATGACAGCCTCTGTGCCTGAACTAACGAAACGGATCTTTTCAACCTTCCGGTTATGCGTAAGAATAAGCTCCGCCAGCTCGTTCTCAAGTGCTGTAGGCGCCCCAAAACTCATTCCCTTTTCAACTGCATCTATCACATTCTCACGAACAGAGGGATGATTGTGCCCTAATATAAGGGGGCCCCAGGAACAGCAAAAATCAATAAACTTATTTCCATCAGCATCCCACAGGAAACATCCATCTCCTTTTTCTATAAAAAGGGGTGTTCCATACACCGATTTGAAAGCTCGTACCGGAGAATTCACTCCCCCCGGAAAAAACCTCTGTGCTTTTTCAAATAATTCGGATGACCGTTCACGTGATATATCGTTCATTTTATTTTGGCTATTAGGTATTAGCAGTTGGCTATTAGCTTTCTATATAACGCCCAATTCTTGATTCTTAATTCTTGTATCTTGATTCTTGATTCTTAATCCCGACTCCACTTCCCACATCCTGCAACCCAGAACCCACAACTCACTATATCCACCTGTTTTCCAGTACCTCTTTCGCGTGATACGTTAATATAGCAGATGCTCCAGCCCTTCTTATGCTTGTTAATATTTCTGTTATTGTGCGGCGTTCGTCGAGCCATCCCTTTTGAGCAGCGGCTTTAACCATTGCGTATTCTCCACTCACGTTATAGGCTGCTACAGGCAGATTAGAATGATCGTTTACAAGTTTGATGACATCCAGATAGGCTAAGGCTGGCTTAACCATCAGGAAATCGGCCCCCTCCTGTTCGTCCAGGGCCGCTTCGATCAAAGCTTCCCTCTGGTTGGCCGGATTCATCTGATATGTTTTCTTGTCTCCAAACTTCGGAGCAGAATCAAGGGCGTCGCGGAAAGGTCCATAAAAAGCGCTTGCATACTTCGCACTGTACGACATAATGGAGATATTGGTAAAGCCATTGTCGTCGAGCATCTTCCGGATATATCCAACGCGACCATCCATCATATCAGAAGGAGCGATAATATCGGCTCCCGAGCGTGCGTGAGCCAAGGCCATCTTTCCGAGGACCTCCAGCGTTTCATCATTCAGGATTTCGCCGTTTTCAACGATCCCGTCATGTCCATCACTGCTATAGGGGTCCATAGCCACATCGGTAATTACACAGGCTTCAGGAAACCGGGCTTTAATGGCCCTTATTGCCCTGAGATATAAACATTCTTCGTGATAGCTGATAGTAGCATATTTATCTTTCAGTGCCTCATCAATATTCGGAAAAAGATCAAATGCCTTCAACCCAAGGTTCAGACATGATTCAACTTCGCGCAACAGGTTGTCTATCGACAAACGATAAACGCCAGGCATTGATGCAACTTCTATTTTCTTGTTGTCACCTTCTGTTATAATTAACGGAAGTATTAGATTCGACGCAGAAAGATACGTCTCTTTAACCATTTCGCGAATAACTTCGCTTTTCCGGTTTCTTCTCGGTCTTTGTAACATAACGACTCTTTATATATTCTCTCTTCACTAAGAGATTTAATTGGTATAGCAAGATACTAAAGGCCAAAAACAGCCTCTGCCAGTCCCATCTCGTCAGGCGAATAAGGCAACGTATACCTTACCCCCATCTCATCGAACTTCCTGCCGGTCGAGCGGCCTATACAAACTACTTTCTGTCCGGGTTCGAGAAGGTTATGAGCAAAATAGGCTTCAACATTCGAAGGACTGGTAAAGATCAGCACGTCGGCATGCGATTGCTCTACATCTTCCTCTATCACCGTTTCATAAACAGGAAGGTCAATTATCTTTGTCTGAACAGAGAGTGTTTGCTGAATGGTTCTCAGAGAACCTTTTGCTCCCGGAAACAATACGGTTGTGCCGCTTGCTATTGCTGCAAATTCCTTTGCAATTTCAGAAGTATCAATCCCCTCTTCCTCTCCATTAAAGTCGGGCACTCTGCCAAAACGCCGGAGGGTTTCTTCTGAAGCCCGCCCGAGCACACCCAGCTGTGTTTTTTTACTGATCTGTGGATCAAGCTTAAAGAAATATTCTATCGCATTTTTGCTGGAAAAAAATATCCAGTCGGCATCTCTTAATATATATGGATCCAGTCTGTTAATAATGGGAAAAGTGCGGATCAGCGACCGGCACTCCAGGGCTATGCCATTCTTTTCCATCGCTCTTCTGAAGTAACTCGATTCAGAAATATCACGGGTAATAAAGACTTTAGCAGGGAAACCCCTGTCTGGCGAAAACTTCGCCACGATCCTTTCTGCGAGGCCCACAGTAGTGTCGGATTCGAGGAAAAGCCTGTTAGGAAAAGCATCTTCGCCGTTTGCTTTCGACGTCCAAACCTGGTATTTGCCATCCTCCTTTCTGCAGTAACAGCCTAAAGGCATATGACAACCACCGTTAAAGATATTAAGCACCTTGCGCTCCACAGCAATCACCTCAGCAACCTCCTCGTTATGCAGAGCCTGCAGCTTCTCATATAACTCAGCGTCGGTCTCACGGATCTGTATAGCCAAAACTCCTTGCGCAGGGGCCGGAATAAATTCCATTGGCTCAAGTTCCTCCACATAAAACTCGCTCAGATCAATCTTCAAGCGCTCTACACCGGCTTTTGCCAGAATGATAGCATCATAGCTTTCGTCTCTCAGCTTCTGTATACGCGTAGGAACGTTTCCGCGTAAATCTTCAATCTCCAGATCAGGCCTCAACGAAAGAAGCTGTGCCTTGCGGCGGTTCGACGACGTACCTACCAATCCCCCATACTTAACCGACAACTTTTGTTTAATGTCTACACAGTCTTTAAGGATCAGCAAAA
The window above is part of the Arcticibacter tournemirensis genome. Proteins encoded here:
- a CDS encoding sensor histidine kinase, which produces MHKSLVIFYGLILYALAELIWWGVLLVKVQPERKAMIMGEGAVFLILFFTGAYFLQKTLKRERKLHEQQKNFLLSVTHELKSPLASIKLYLQTILKRDLDKSQTRTFLNNSLKDIERLDDLVENMLIATRIENHSYSFPKEKFNFSELVEKVAGRLQIHSCSTQIIKTNVDRDIYITGDKFALTLVVSNLIENAVKYSPPCEEISAGLYQKEGEILFTVADKGIGIRDEEKLRIFEKFYRVGSEDTRKTKGTGLGLYIVKQVLDKHQAQIRVKNNRPTGSIFEVSFSTYGN
- the hemL gene encoding glutamate-1-semialdehyde 2,1-aminomutase, giving the protein MNDISRERSSELFEKAQRFFPGGVNSPVRAFKSVYGTPLFIEKGDGCFLWDADGNKFIDFCCSWGPLILGHNHPSVRENVIDAVEKGMSFGAPTALENELAELILTHNRKVEKIRFVSSGTEAVMSAIRLARGYTKRDKILKFEGCYHGHVDSMLVKAGSGLVTFGETSSAGVPKSFADETIVIPLNDRGAVEQAFKQFPDQIAAIIIEGVPANNGLLIQNKEYIQFLRELSTANRSLLIFDEVITGFRLGFEGAAGYYDIQPDITTYGKIIGGGMPVGAYGASAEIMSNISPEGAVYQAGTLSGNPVAMAAGIGQLSELLRPGFYKELNEKTAAFVASVQQYAADKEYQLTVFSIGSLFWFAFTDRNIQKAEDIDPLSMDKFKIFHRELLNRGIYLGPSGYEVGFISSAHTVDTLENAKRAIFESLDVVYS
- the hemB gene encoding porphobilinogen synthase gives rise to the protein MLQRPRRNRKSEVIREMVKETYLSASNLILPLIITEGDNKKIEVASMPGVYRLSIDNLLREVESCLNLGLKAFDLFPNIDEALKDKYATISYHEECLYLRAIRAIKARFPEACVITDVAMDPYSSDGHDGIVENGEILNDETLEVLGKMALAHARSGADIIAPSDMMDGRVGYIRKMLDDNGFTNISIMSYSAKYASAFYGPFRDALDSAPKFGDKKTYQMNPANQREALIEAALDEQEGADFLMVKPALAYLDVIKLVNDHSNLPVAAYNVSGEYAMVKAAAQKGWLDERRTITEILTSIRRAGASAILTYHAKEVLENRWI
- the hemC gene encoding hydroxymethylbilane synthase: MDRKVIIGTRGSELALWQANFVKDKLAEIGVDADLKIIKTQGDKILNLRLDKLEGKGFFTKELEEALLNNTIDLAVHSHKDLPTQNPQGLIIAAVSEREDPNELLLILKDCVDIKQKLSVKYGGLVGTSSNRRKAQLLSLRPDLEIEDLRGNVPTRIQKLRDESYDAIILAKAGVERLKIDLSEFYVEELEPMEFIPAPAQGVLAIQIRETDAELYEKLQALHNEEVAEVIAVERKVLNIFNGGCHMPLGCYCRKEDGKYQVWTSKANGEDAFPNRLFLESDTTVGLAERIVAKFSPDRGFPAKVFITRDISESSYFRRAMEKNGIALECRSLIRTFPIINRLDPYILRDADWIFFSSKNAIEYFFKLDPQISKKTQLGVLGRASEETLRRFGRVPDFNGEEEGIDTSEIAKEFAAIASGTTVLFPGAKGSLRTIQQTLSVQTKIIDLPVYETVIEEDVEQSHADVLIFTSPSNVEAYFAHNLLEPGQKVVCIGRSTGRKFDEMGVRYTLPYSPDEMGLAEAVFGL